The Onthophagus taurus isolate NC chromosome 6, IU_Otau_3.0, whole genome shotgun sequence region AAGCAGAGCTGCTTCCAACcgatttacattttttgccTCGAATTGGGGGAGCTTTAGGAAAACACGGAGATCTGATATTAATCACTTCAACAGATGGCAAATTTCATATAGTTAATAAATCTGGAAGAATTGAACGATCTGTTGAGGCTCATAAAGGAGCTATTTTATCTGGACAATGGAGTAATGATGGATCAAGTTTGTTAACAGGTAAAGTTTAAtgtaatttcaaattgaacTATCACATTAAATGCATTGTTGTTCTCTTTTTTAAGCTGGAGAAGAtggatttataaaaatatggtCTCGTTCTGGTATGTTGAGGTCTACAATAGTTTCAAGTGATTTCTCAGTTTACGGGGTTAGTTGGTCACCGGATAATCAATCAATAGTTTATACAAGCGGTAAATTCattgtgattaaaaatttagcaCCGAATACAAAACCTCataaagtaattattatttgaaccaaaataattgtttctaattattaatttatttctagtGGAAAGCTCATGAAGGTATTACATTATGCCTATCATGGAGTTCCTCATCCGAGTTAATTATATCAGGAGGAGAAGATTGCAGATACAGAGTATGGGACAACCAAGGGAGACAATTATTTTCAAGTAACTTACATGATCATCCTATAACCTCTATGGCTTGGTCCCCAAATGGGGATCTTTTCGCGGTTGGTTCTTATAATACTTTACGTCTTTGCGATCGCTCaggggtataaattaaaagaaaaagtaatcacaaaataataaaaaaattttagtggTCTCAATCGCTTGAAAAACCATCAACGggttgtatttataaaatatcgtGGTCTAGTGATGGAACTCAACTTGCTGGGGCTTGCGCTAACGGCCACGTTTTATTTGCACACATCGTAGAGCGACAAGTTTCTTACTTAAATTATGTAGCAACCGTAACTGAACGAAAAGTTGTGGTGGTTAAAGACGTTTTAAATGATGCAACAGAAGTTTTAGATCTTCCCGAAAGAGTTATTCAAATGTCACTTAGATATAATCACTTAGTTTTAACAACACCCATACAATGTTATATTTATGCCACTGTAAATTGGAATACCCCaactatttttgatttaaaagatgGGTGTGTTATTTTATTGCTATTAACTGAAaagtaagttaatttttttttaaattaagtacACTTACTTAATTATCGTagccgacgtcatcattgcaagtatgcaaccaatatcacagtatttttattacattacgCGATTTgtgtattgcaataccaatattgtgatattagttgcatacttgcaatgatgacgttgggtacgataattaattaacacactgtatatcttattgaagaattttaatataataggcattttttattggttgAAAAAACCACCGTGGGTCTTTATAATTATCAAGGTAGATTAATAGCATCGCCAAGATGGCCAAATATGCGTTTGGATAACATTCGAAATTGGCAAATATCTTTATCGCCGGATGTATTGGTGATTAGGGATGCTTCCGACACTAAATTGATTCACATCGTGGATATAACATCAAATAGAAGTATGATGGAACAGTCGTCTACTATCCAACATTCAAATCAAGTACTACAAATATCATTAAATCAATCAGGAGGTGCCGGAAATAGAATTATGGccgttttagataaaaataaagatgtttATGTTATATCGATCAAATCAcaacataaaacattttctaaattagGTGAGGAACTGCACTAAATCTGGCGATAGATtactatactctattttttaatgcggAAGAGAAAATGAAAAGTCACGTTTACACagtgtaatttttcaaagctaTTTTTTGGCGGGAGTTTTAAAACCCGAGAGGATTTTAAGTAAACTGTAGTtacgaatttaattacttgtttgtttaaacataataaaaaccattcatctagcgttgaataacaaataaaactagacaatactagcactagaactaacactagaccaagaacaagaaacattccgtttagctGTACCTCTGTTAAGACAGCTGATaggtggtaggtagcgctagttagcataaaatatcactgttgcatattttaattgaactaacacaagacctagagctagaatcattcaggtttagccgtcctgagagacgtgcggctaaacccgaatgtttctagttctcggtctagtgttggttctagttttacattagcaccataactagaactaacacaagacctagaactagaatcattcaggtttagccgcacgtctctcaagacgactaaactAACAcagtcgtcttgagagacgtgcggctaaacctgactgattctagttctaggtcttgtgttagttctagtggcagtggtaggtagcgctaggtTGCATAagattactatgttgtatatttttattgaactacaactagaactaacactagaactagaaagtatcgctgaagacgcacggctaaaccggtatatttctagttctcggtctagtgttagttctagtattgcaacACAAGACCTACCACTAGAATgattcgagtttagccataCTAAGAAACgtgcggttaaacccgaatatttctaggcAGCTAGGCAACATCTCgaattttcctagtgtaatttttgcttaagACTAACTAATAGCAACCCTTGTTTTtggcgcttcaatttgaaaacactcttctgaattaaaaaaatagagtatacaTTGTGTTGTAGAGTAGTAACCAAGTCGAGGTCACTTGCAGCCAAGGCACTGCAATATGTGTAGCTTAACTTGTATTATGATGCTAGAGTCGCAAGCAGCCTCAGCTTAATCAGAAGATACACTGAAATCAAGGAAGCAAGCTGAGATTCTACAATAAAAGCACTGCAATATGTATTGCTGAACATATACAATATTTTCATtcgtaattatttattttaggtgGTCAAATTCAAGGTTTCCAATGGAATTCGGATGAAAATATGTTAGCAGCTATACAAGACACACATTTAGTGGTTTGGTATTGCCCGTCGGCTTGTTTTGAAGCGACGTTATTAAGAATGTGCTCTTTCGTTTACGATTCATTAGAACTTAGTCGTAGTCCGAAAATCAATGATTTCGTTGGGAATTCAGTTTCGATTCGGCGTTCAGACGGTTCTTTATTAAACGTTCCTATTTCACCTTTTCCGGCGTTATTACACAGGTATTAAActtagtatttatttatatagataaatagatttttgttgtAGATATATTCAAGATGGAAAATGGACGGATGCTTTAAATATATGTAGAACTACGGAAGATGTGGCTTTATGGACTTGTTTAGCCGTTTTGGCAACTCAATCTCAAAGCGCGGATACGTTAGATGTTGCTGAAGAAGCTTATGCGGCTATTAATCAATTCgataaagttttttatatccaacatttaaaagtatttgagtttttttttaggttaaattaaatttgaagcatttttattttaaggaaATGCCTACAAAAGCTCAACAATTAGCTGGTGCGGCTTTATTGGGGGGTTCTTTGCAAACTGCTGAGTCTATATTGATACATAACGGAATGGTTTATCAAgctatattaataaatttgcaattatttaattgggatcggtaaatattattttaattaatttaaactttttggaattaaagaattttttgtagTGCTTTAGATTTAGCGACAAAACATAAAAGTCATGTTGATACTGTGTTGTATGTGAGACAAAGATATTtggataaaattcaaaaacaagaAGTAAATGAGAAGTTTGTGAAATTGAGGAATTCggtaatgttaataataaagtttaggTTGATTATAATATTGATGTTTTAGGTAAATATTGATGAAGAAAAGATTAAGTTGAAAATGgaacaagaaaataataattttaagaactaaaaattactttttcttttttttcagCGATATATTAAATGCATTAATTATGAAattgtgtttaaaaagttatttatcatttactttatagatattttcaaataatcatCATATTGCCCAGCTCTCAATGaatccatttttttcaaatcttgATAATATTCAACTCTTTTATCTAAAAACTTTTCATCTGTCATCCTTAAACTTCCTGTTAACCATACTTTACCCATAATAAtccctacaaaaaaaatagtatcaTTTTATAAGTACAAATGCTTTAACAGTTAAAATGTGTTAgatttggttttaataatatatcatttcatttctaaagataattcaataaaagTGGAAAGGTCTCATTAAAACCTACATTTACAATCAGGATCTAATTCTAAtaattcttctaaattccCCAACAACTCTTTTCTTTGCTCATGATCAACATTACGATGACTTAAAACCCATCGAAGATAAAACCAAGCACTGCTATCAGCAGGATCAGTAAAAACAGCACTTTTAACCAAATCCAATTCACCCTGAATGCTTTCATCATCTAATTTTCTTAAAGTACTCCTATAATGCCATGAGGAATAGTTTGAAAAGTTTACATTTAATCTTTCTgtggaaaatttaatttcttctaatAGGGTTATGCCTATTTTGTTAAGCATTAATCTTCGATAATCCCAACAATGaactataagataaaaaatgttttacaaacTTTATAACTTATTGGAATTAGATTAATTACAGTTTCTATCATCCAAAGACAAATACTTAGTGCACAAATTAAACTCTTGATTCCAATTCGGTTTTGGATGATGATCTAATATCCAATAACGATGGTGCCAAGAACCATAAGATTTTGGATTATTTAGAAGACATGattcagttaattttatttcattttctagAAACTTTATCAAATCTTCCGTATTTTCCCCTTCTTCCCCTGTCTTTTGACtaagaattaaatataattagttACAAAAGAATCAATTATTCATACAAATAACCTCTCTTGTAGTTGTTGAAGCACAACTTCTTTTCTATAATTCCATAAAGTATACACATCTGGATTGGATTGCAAGATTTGGGCACAAAGTGAATACGTTTCAACGTGATACGGTACAGATTTTCTATTTAAAGACACTTGATTCATTACATGTTTATAAGCAGCCAATTTCTTTTGCTGTTCTTTTTGTTTGAGGAGTTTTTGTTGTTCTGTAGTACGAACTTTTAATCTCCCGtgctaaaaaaagtttaatttaattatttccctTAGTTTAATCAATATAAAACGTATACaaaccattttataaaaatattaaattgtattgggaacgtaacataacctcacttttatctgtcaaaaaatattttatccttaaattatagaatttatttaattatcaatttatttattgagaaattacagtttctttttaatttaaataaacataataaagaatacagaaatgtctttttgatttagagtaaaaataatttaatttaaataacctcacttttatgTGTCAATTCTTTTAACCAAAAggaataattttctttaatgaggattttaaaattatatttgagaaaacgtttttatttcaaaaaattttaaaccgtGCAAATAGTTACAAgtagtaattttttaagttacatGGACAATAAGACTTAAAATACATGAAAAGGATTTCtttcttgttttctttatGTACAATgcgtgtttattttttaatttaatatcaaatacttgtttataactttattataactttaaaCTCAATTTTCAAGAAAGGACACAAAATCGGTGAGCTTGTAAAGTTGATCCTCACTCGAGATGTGTCCGCTAGGTTCTAATTTAGGTCTAACTGGATGTACCATTTGAGTGTCAGCTTCGACTAACCACCCTTTTTCAATACAAGCTGCCCCGGCAACTTCAACATTAAGATCTGTCATGGATGCCACAGTTTCAAGGGCTATTGATGAGAAAGATTGTGCTATCAAATCCACAGCTCTACTTCttacattttctaaaaataatgattaaataaaaaaagtttatgaaatttttatataaatatgaaaCCTTGAACAAGATTCATAAGTTCTGCAACTGTATCCGACCATTTAACACTTGTTAATGCTCTATAAACGGCAGGAAAGTCCCTTTGCCACATATGTTGAGCAACAGTCCATATTTGTCCTAATTCAGGCTTGCATAATTTTACCACATCGGGTATTCGTTTCCATAAATACTTAGCATTACAtctaaaaagagaaaaatgacagaaaagttaggttaggtttaaaatataatgattTTGCGACGAATAACGGAATAACTTACAAATCGTTCTGGCATAAATAAATAGCTAACAATTGTTCGTAAACTTCGTACGTAGCGGTGCCGTTTGGggcctaaaataaaaatatttagaggtgtcataacctcaaataaaaGTTTGGAAACCGAATGCGGGACTCACTTCAAGCTCCTGTCTTTCTAAATCTTCTGCTAATGTGTTTATATTATCCTTTAACATTTTAAGCTATTGTCTAGAGGCAGGccacttttattaatagtaaatacccgttaaatatttaattatttcgttcGAAATGACAACCAACATTTTTCCTAATCGACCAATAGTTTACCAACAAGCTTTTGGGCATGTCCCTAAAGTATGGcgggatatttaaaaataacattttaaaataataatttacattaatctatttattatttatggataggttataatttaaaagttgGTTAAATATtggatattaattttagaaaaatattaaacgtaCAGGTTATGATACTTAATTTAGCTATTCTCTATTAGAGGGCGCTGAAATcgatattatattatttattcttattttactatatttttttcattttatttttggatgAAATTATATTCAACTCATATAatgttgtataaaaattaatttgcttatttaattacaatgatatttctgatataaaaattatgtgaCAAATTTACAAGACatactaaaatataaataattatttctttaaattcatttttatccTGGAATTACAAGCAACTGGAGCGCTGGTTCCAGGCTTCAATTTCGATTGTAAATTAGCGTCAACACTAATAGCAGATTTGACCTTAGCAACAGATAAATTATATGATTTTCCGGTGCGATCTTTCACCATAGACGATGCAGGTGTTCTTCCCAACGAAGAAGTCGCTATATCTTTcttatatttcaataaatttaacctCGATGGGGGAATGAGTCCTTTTTTCTTCGCACCAGTTGACGCAGCTTGTTTCTTAGGCGTTTTACTTATTGGGGTTGATTTAATTTCAACACATTGCACCATTGCCTGGTTTCCAGTTGGTTCTAATGCACTTGAAGTACTTGGTAAAGAGGCCAAAGGACTAATCTTCATACTATCGGAAGTTTTCGTAAAGGTGATGTTCTTTTTGGACGCCACATCAATAGCAAATTTTAGTTTTCCttcgatttcttttaaaacatccACTAAGGAGTCGCTTCCTCCTAAAGAAGTCCTCGGGTGATTTAAACTCAAGCAGATTGGGCTTGAACTGTGTCGAGGAGGAGTGGAACCGATCGTAATTCTTGATAAATTATGATCGATTCTTATATTATCGGTGGATTTAGTTTTACGTAGTCCAAACATCGCCTTCATTTCTTGGATAAGATCTATGTTACGATCATTGGTGTTTGAAAAAACTATATATTCGATACATTTTAAAAGGAGtgtgttgatcatatttgctTTTGTTGGGGCAACTGTTGGGATGATGTTCGATTTAGTTATGGAGATATTTCCCTttagataaataatttttttgttaatttaatttaataatttgatttgaattaaattctttttacctGTGCACTAACACCGCTAACATTCCACATTAAACCATCATCACTTTGTTCGGGAGGACATCTACAGCAACAATCATCTTTAGACAACCATATTTTTGTACCAGATTTAATGCAGGTTATCTCAACTTTGaccaaattttcttctttattttttagtaatttgtgGAGTTCTTCGAGATTATCAAGTTTTGCCGTGTCGACTAAATTAAATCCAATACATAGTAATAAACGTGCTAAATCCGCCGCATCAAATGacttcaaaaaattacaattacttataagaaattttttagtcACCATTTTACCTTATGAACCTCCTTGGCTTTAAATTTGTCGCTGGAAGACGTTGGAAGTTCTTGTGTGGCGGAAATTGATGAACAAGATGTTTCGGAACTCATTATCGAGGATGGTTCGACACGAACTAAGGTCAGAACAATGTTAAATTCAACCTATAACAAGGTTAAATGCAGCAAAACTGGTTTTAGgggaataaaaattatttggattctgagtttaaattaattttattaaaataattttgaaatattattggaaattaacgattttatgttggaaaaatttatttaaaaaagcattttattttaaaaaatattaaaaatgttaattttagcTTATCATGAAAACTTAGGCAACCCAATTAAAACACTGAAAGATACAAAgcttcaaaagaaaacttatttACTGCCATCTCTTGAAAGGCAAGCCATATTCATCAATCAAAGCTGCAAAATTTATAAGGAAGACTCTTAACTGCAGATTCTAATTAAAAACATGCGTTCCATGCGAAACCAACTCCATAATGGACTGTTATGAGGACGCGTTACTTCATCATAAAGTACTGTGGGGTACACaatctattaattttaatgatgcACATACTCTAAATGTTGGTTAGGTGACTTTCTGAAACCGCAATGTAAAGCAAAGCATATTCCCAAAAGATTCTTTCTGTTATTTTTGACAAAGGACTGGGTTACTCGACAAATGGTATGGATAGAATTGCTGTTCATATAGGACATGCCAAGATGTATATTTGGATTTGGATATTCTGAAATGTCTAAACTGTTGCTATCAACAGTACTAGCAGTACTGTGATCTACCACAAAAAGCATTCACCCCCACatgaaactacatacatacatttCCAAGAGACTTAACTGGTCCATGAAAAATGCCATGGCagaaatatttgtaattgtgGTGATAGCTCAAGTTATCTTTTAGTATTGAATACTCATtactttcattttaaaggagtggattatcaaaatcaatatacatcttaaacattttatttaatcaaatGATAgagttacaataaattttacacactttatcaaaaaaaaaaaaaaagaagacgGGCGAATCATCATCAAAGGGAAATAATAAAGCACATAGTATCTAAAAATCTTACCGCCTTACATTGAAAAgggaacgaaaaaaaaatacgtatgtataatataaaacTAAGGTCACGtagaaaatgaatttttaatcatgACCGTCATTATTAACGCTACAATTCTAACAACTGGAAATATAGTTGGTTACATTATTTACGAGGGATTTTATAGCTTTAACACAAGTTACACTGGTTTTCTCATTAATTTGTTGGGTAACTATAaactattataatttaaaacttaacgttatgaataatgtaaaaattatgtaaatacaGCAGTATACAAACTGGCATTACAAGTAATGGCAAGTACGGTAcggtaaaaattaaacatatagttaacaaaaaaaagagattctaaaccaattttattttaagtacatATTGCCGCGagaacttaattaaaaaaaaagaaaatggaaacgttttaataaaaaattgtttttcattttttaatttttatcttattctttttttaatcaaaacataCCAAACCTTATTTAAGTTACAGcagttaggttaaaaatgttaaaaatagaaaagcaggtacaaatatctattatatttccatttctctttttttcttcatttctacAAGACATTTACTCATTAATATTGCATAGCTCCCGTATGCCCGAACAAATTGTTACGAGATGTAACAAACTCTGACTCTCAATCTgcttacatttaattttatttttattgtttttgatggggtggttcttttttatttttgatcgaTCCAGTTACATTTCTTACACAATATCAAATCATTTaaccattaaatttttttttaatgattaaagtttgaattgattatttttcttattgtcCAACTTATTTAATTTCTGCCTTCTCTTAAACAACTATATTTCTTGCGTATTTTTATGCGTGTATCGTGTGACGTGATGTGTTTCATTCTGACATTGTGTGTATTTTTTAAGCGGACGGTGAAActcgttttaaatttttaatacatatttaacaaaaaaatgtgcAAACCTCCAATccataatttcaaattttttttttcaggtaACTATCTTTCAGTCCATCTGTTTCCTTTCAAGGCAGTTTCTTgatatgaaataataattaggATAAGgctacataaatttttttctgggGTTTATATTTTCGGTTATTATTTAAGATTCTTAAGTGgaagaaaagttaataattattaaaaaaatatatcgagtttaatttatttaattttggagatatttagatacatttttttttgttgagggGGAGTaactcaatttttaattccacTTTATCACATCGATAAATTAAAACGTTGAaccgaagaaaaaaatttgtcttGATACAAATAAATGGCACATCATAAACCGATGATGATGGCGAAgagaattacaaattaaattaaaaccgaaactaacactagcaccaTCACTTGAATTAACACTTgatgtagaactagaaattttcgggTTAAAACgagcgttttttgaaaaactgtttGATGTTTTGGATGCCATGTAgcaaactttttcaaaaacaagttCGAAATGAAATTTACCTTTAgtttagtaaaaaaatataaggattcaagaaaattgatacatttttattgaactaaaactaaaactaacactagaccaagaaagtttctaggtctagtgttagttctagttttacactagtactattattagaactaacacaagatctagaactagaatcattcgggtttagctgtcttgaaagacgtgcggctaaacccgaatgtttctggttcttgGTCTaatgttacttctagtgatagtgttagttccaattttaattattattcagcgcCAGATTGctgcattttttttaactaaaacattccgaatgtttctaattctacgTCTTCTATTAattgtagtgatagtgttattattagttatagatttagttcaattaacaccggccgtgaaagccttcgtgcttataattacaaattaattaaattttaaggtAACTTAAtgaatttacaataaaaaatgtattaaaaatatatgtatatatgtatatatagaCATCTCTTTTAagtttgtaaataaatgtatagtttatttttcatcttttatacaaatttcCGTGACTAGTATTTATCGCATAAGATTCTCATTATCTGCACCGTTTAAGGTGTAGTGGTAACATTaacgttttctttttactCTACAtcgaattttgtttttaattttattaatttttatttagatttaatcGAATTAGTAAACCTTAcaagtacaaaaagaaaataatagtaatatttacatagtagataataaacaaataaatttgttggtCTTTAAACGTGGTAACTTTAGAGTTtagtaaaaaatgtttaaatcatCCTTACATCCAGCAAGTCCTTTCAATTAAACAATCTCTGTGCAGATATGaatataacattaattatCGCATATCTGAGGGGTGTTATTTAGTTTCTTGGTAACATTTTAACGGGAGTAGCCTCGCAAAAAGGGCCTTTTAAGTATATATAGCTTGTTTCggtaactttaataaatagtGATTTGTAATGCCCACTTTAAAAAGAGTGCGCTAAAAACCTACGAATTAAAAATAGTTCATCTAACGTTTTAGCAGTAATTCTTGAAATCTCACATTTTAAACCCTAAATAAATCCTAAAACTTATCTTATTAATTGCGCTTTCAAGCACAATTCAAAAGGATATATTTAAAAGATCTGTGCGTCGTAATTAAGTGACaattaagtgaaaataattttaattttactagaaatattgcaattattacaaaattttatcataaataagaAGTAAAGAGAAACGCCTAAGATCGAATCTAAATAGTAACAAATCACAATACGTACGtagaactttttttatttagtatttatcacggttttcgagaaaaggGCCTAAACGTACTTTAGTAgattagaaaataataataataaaaattaaaaaggcaAAGTAGCCGCAAACATTCGCTCAATAAGCGGCGGCGCCGGGACGAGATCTtctaatttcaaataaaatattcgctGAAGTCCCTGAATACTCAACGAGCGTAGTTCTGGCAGTTTTCCCAAAAGACGACTGAAGTAGTGCTGCTTTCTTTGCGCCTCTGCGTTATACGTAACGTGATCTTTCAGCGacgaaattattttcatttgaaGTTGTTCCACCCTTGATGGTTCTTTCAAACCGTGACGAtctaaaaacacaaaaaagaaattaataattcttaaactcaactcatttattataaaagctATAATTTTAACTTGAACGTTTTCTTTGTTCGCATCGACGTAAAAGAACTTGAGGAATATCCGTTCCAAAGGCGTCGGCAGCGGGATCAGACGCGGTTTTTGCCACCTCTAAATATAGAAAGCCAATTTACTGACTGGAATATGTGGACACACAACGTTAAACCAAAGGCAGCAAGAACATCGGCAGCATCGAAACAAACGTTACGTTACATAATCATCTTCTTAACTGCACATGTCGATTGCGCAATCACGGCCTCTTCGTCTATTACTGTTAATTACGTGAAGAATTTCGCCCGGGactataaaattttgcaaactTGATGAATAAGGAAATATTTACGAATAACTAACTgtcttttaaacaaatatctttatttttatggatAAAATTAAGTGACATATTCAATATCAATTAAAGTCCAAACTTTTATTTGGAcataataatgtaataacaTTTCTTATTAACTTTAGAAATGGaggaattaattaacaaaaatagatGGAAGCCAGAACACAAAGAAGGTAGAACTCTAAGGTTCTATAAAAAAGACTTGTTGTAAACTAACACTACATTTATCCTAAACCATGTGATATGTATTGCAATGCCTGGGCAGCAAGCGACCTCTG contains the following coding sequences:
- the LOC111427798 gene encoding uncharacterized protein, which produces MSSETSCSSISATQELPTSSSDKFKAKEVHKSFDAADLARLLLCIGFNLVDTAKLDNLEELHKLLKNKEENLVKVEITCIKSGTKIWLSKDDCCCRCPPEQSDDGLMWNVSGVSAQGNISITKSNIIPTVAPTKANMINTLLLKCIEYIVFSNTNDRNIDLIQEMKAMFGLRKTKSTDNIRIDHNLSRITIGSTPPRHSSSPICLSLNHPRTSLGGSDSLVDVLKEIEGKLKFAIDVASKKNITFTKTSDSMKISPLASLPSTSSALEPTGNQAMVQCVEIKSTPISKTPKKQAASTGAKKKGLIPPSRLNLLKYKKDIATSSLGRTPASSMVKDRTGKSYNLSVAKVKSAISVDANLQSKLKPGTSAPVACNSRIKMNLKK
- the LOC111427983 gene encoding geranylgeranyl transferase type-2 subunit alpha, which gives rise to MHGRLKVRTTEQQKLLKQKEQQKKLAAYKHVMNQVSLNRKSVPYHVETYSLCAQILQSNPDVYTLWNYRKEVVLQQLQESQKTGEEGENTEDLIKFLENEIKLTESCLLNNPKSYGSWHHRYWILDHHPKPNWNQEFNLCTKYLSLDDRNFHCWDYRRLMLNKIGITLLEEIKFSTERLNVNFSNYSSWHYRSTLRKLDDESIQGELDLVKSAVFTDPADSSAWFYLRWVLSHRNVDHEQRKELLGNLEELLELDPDCKWIIMGKVWLTGSLRMTDEKFLDKRVEYYQDLKKMDSLRAGQYDDYLKISIK
- the LOC111427982 gene encoding intraflagellar transport protein 80 homolog; amino-acid sequence: MKLKVTVAKNNYHKAAVTCLSWSTTEEVYSAGDDNQLLCWNVSNNEAIKVTDFKAELLPTDLHFLPRIGGALGKHGDLILITSTDGKFHIVNKSGRIERSVEAHKGAILSGQWSNDGSSLLTAGEDGFIKIWSRSGMLRSTIVSSDFSVYGVSWSPDNQSIVYTSGKFIVIKNLAPNTKPHKWKAHEGITLCLSWSSSSELIISGGEDCRYRVWDNQGRQLFSSNLHDHPITSMAWSPNGDLFAVGSYNTLRLCDRSGWSQSLEKPSTGCIYKISWSSDGTQLAGACANGHVLFAHIVERQVSYLNYVATVTERKVVVVKDVLNDATEVLDLPERVIQMSLRYNHLVLTTPIQCYIYATVNWNTPTIFDLKDGCVILLLLTEKHFLLVEKTTVGLYNYQGRLIASPRWPNMRLDNIRNWQISLSPDVLVIRDASDTKLIHIVDITSNRSMMEQSSTIQHSNQVLQISLNQSGGAGNRIMAVLDKNKDVYVISIKSQHKTFSKLGGQIQGFQWNSDENMLAAIQDTHLVVWYCPSACFEATLLRMCSFVYDSLELSRSPKINDFVGNSVSIRRSDGSLLNVPISPFPALLHRYIQDGKWTDALNICRTTEDVALWTCLAVLATQSQSADTLDVAEEAYAAINQFDKVFYIQHLKEMPTKAQQLAGAALLGGSLQTAESILIHNGMVYQAILINLQLFNWDRALDLATKHKSHVDTVLYVRQRYLDKIQKQEVNEKFVKLRNSVNIDEEKIKLKMEQENNNFKN
- the LOC111427805 gene encoding COP9 signalosome complex subunit 8; this encodes MLKDNINTLAEDLERQELEAPNGTATYEVYEQLLAIYLCQNDLCNAKYLWKRIPDVVKLCKPELGQIWTVAQHMWQRDFPAVYRALTSVKWSDTVAELMNLVQENVRSRAVDLIAQSFSSIALETVASMTDLNVEVAGAACIEKGWLVEADTQMVHPVRPKLEPSGHISSEDQLYKLTDFVSFLEN